The genomic interval CAAGAATCTTTATATCGCGCAAATCTGGATTATTATGATTTATACTTAATTCATTGGCCTAATCCTAAACAGGATACATATGTAGAAGCATGGCAAGCATTAATTGACGCTAAAAAGTGGGGGCTCATTCGTTCAATTGGTGTTTGTAATTTCTTACCTGAACATATTGAGCGCTTAGAAAAGGAAACGGGTGTTAAACCAAGCACAAACCAAATTGAATTACATCCATTTTTCAATCAAGCTGAACAAAGAAAATGGCATGAAGAGAATAACATTAAGACAGAATCTTGGAGTCCATTAGCCAGAGCAAGTGAAGTCTTACATAATGACACGATTCAATCAATTGCCAACAACCACAACAAGTCGGTTTCACAAGTGATCTTACGTTGGCATTATCAACTAGGCGCGATTTCAATACCAAAATCAGCATCACCGGTACGACAATTAGAAAACATTTCAATCTTTGACTTCACCCTAAGTGAAACAGAAATGAACATGATCTCTGGACTAACTCGTTTTGACGGCAGGCTGAAAAATCAAGATCCTGCTGCATATGAGGAGTTTTAAACAATAACGATCTGACCAAACAAAAGCACATCACAATTAAATAAGTGATGTGCTTTTTGTTTGGTATAGGCCTGGTCAGTTATTGACGTAATAGTAAGGACATTATATTATGTTTAACCCAGTATGGTTAGAAGTTCCTTTTTCGTTATTCATTTTAATTTCATGTTGATCTAATAAATCTGATTACCATCTTGATCTTCAAGTTTAAATGGGCAGGTGCTTCACATAATTCATTTGCTTTTAGTCAGTATTTTTATTCCTTTTTCTTTAAGCTGCTTTTGAAGTTCTCGAACGTCTGTAAACGATTCGAGATTTTTGGCTTCATTCCATCCTGGATTAAACGTCATGTTGTTCTTGTCAAACATTCCTTGGATTAGCCCAATGACACATTGTTCGTTTTTCATCAAAAGTATATGCTCTTACACTGTATGAAGCTCTTAAAATTCGTTAAATTTTTGTTAACTATTGAAAGTTTCTTACAAGAAGCAACAAAAAAGGTCCGGCATAAACAGCCCGACCTTTCAACTATACCTTAAGGTATAGAAAATTGTGATATAACGATAAAAATATCATTACATAATGTATGTAAATTAATTTTACTTTGCAAATAAGTGGTTACCTATTCTAATGACTGTATCCCTAGTAAAAATCCATTCATCTGTTGCCAGGAGCGGATTATAGTAATAAACAGAACCATAAGTAGGATCCCAACCTTTTAATGCATCAATAACAGCTTGATAAGCATAGCTATTTGGGGTCAAATCATATTGACCATCATGTACAGCTGTAAAAGCATTTGTTTGGAAAATAACCTGATAAATATTTTTAGGAAAACCTGGCGTTGACATTCGGTTTAAAATGACTGCAGCAACAGCTACTTTTCCTTCATACGTTTCTCCACGAGCTTCTCCATGTACAACCCTAGCCATCATGTCAATATTATTTAATTTTGCCTGAGTTTGGAATCCAAATACTCCATCCGGTAACAGTCCAGAATCTAGTTGAAGTTTTTTCACAGCATCATCAGTAATTGAACCATAATACCCTGTTGGTTGACTGTTAAAGTAACCCATTTTCTCTAATTTTTCTTGTAACTCATAAACTTCTTGTCCTTGACTTCCATTGTGTAAAATTTCTTGAGCAAAGGTTGAATTTGGTATAAAAAACATGAAACAAAGAAAAAAAACAAACGACATTACCTTTAACAAAAAATCACATCCTTCGATTTATTTTGCTACCATTCTACTTTATCACACAATAAAAATAGATTTATATTACATTAGTTCCGATTTTAACCATGTCTAAATAAGGAAAAAGTCTTAAAAGAGAGAATAAGAAAAGGATGTTGAAGAAGATGCGGGAGTGAAGGTTGAGTCTAAGATTGATCAGTTTAATGAATTTATACGTGAAATTGAATAAGAAAACTATCTTGATGACGACAAATATCAAGACATTGATATCAATTTTGAAAGTTTTACCTAAAAACAAGCAAGCTATCAAAAAAGTAGATGCTTGTTTTTACGTGATTAGTTGTGGCTTTTGCTTTGATGGTTTAAATAAATATTCGTTGTTTTTGTTACACAAAAAAGCCTTTGTACTAGGTACAAAGGCTTCATAATTATTATATAATTTTTTACTTACATATAATCGTAAACAGAATCTTCAAAATAGAGCCAGTGGTAATATTCAATCTGTGGATCTGACATCTCAGCAATAACTTTTTCACTGAATTTTTGTTTGTCTAATAAATCCTTCACTTTAGAATCTCTGGCTAATTTACTCATTTTAAATCCTCCTAATATATGAGAAGTAACGAAGCAGTTACCGCTTTGTAAACGCTTTCTTTTTCTTGTTTTTATTATATATCTCATATTGAGATTAAACAAATATCAAATTGAGATAGATATTTAAAAACTAATATAGAAATGTTATTTAGATGTCGCCTGAGTCGGAAGACAGGCTATAAGAGTTGCTGGATTGTTTCGTGAGATTCTTTTCTAAAAGATTGTTGTTTTATAAATCGTGTTTGAGCAGGTTGTTTTTATAAACAGTATAAGTAGGTGCTATTTTCTCTTACAAGAAAGTGAGGATGGCGCCTTTTGGAGATCCGTAGGAAAAATACTTTATGGCTTACATCAGAAAAATAGTATACATCGAATAATTATAATATTTATAATTTACCAAACTTTTTGAATTATATTGAATATCTGATATACTAAAAAAATAGTTAAATTTTTCTTCTTTAAACGAATAGATTACCGTAATCATTTCAATTTTAGTTTTCTCTTATAATAGTATTTCATTTAAAACGAATTGTTGTAAAATAGAGAGAGAGAGTTGTGAAAGGGGATACAAAATGTTGAACACGAAATACTTAGATTTACTGGCTCAAAAATATGATAGTGAAGAAAAAGTAGTCACTGAGATTATTAATCTTGAAGCCATTCTTAATCTGCCAAAGGGGACAGAGCATTTTGTCAGTGATTTACACGGGGAGTATCAAGCCTTTCAGCATGTGTTAAGAAATGGCTCTGGGAAGGTAAAAGAGAAAATAAAAGACCTTTTCGAAGAGGTTTTATCTGAACAAGAAATAAATGAATTTGCTGCATTAGTATATTATCCTGAAGAAAAAATCCAGTTAATTAAAAATAGCTTTGATAATGAAAAAGAATTAAACGGATGGTACACAGAAATGATTGAGCGTATGATTAAGCTCATTTCTTATGCCTCCTCCAAATATACACGCTCGAAATTACGGAAAGCATTGCCTGATCAGTTTGTTTATATTATAGAAGAGTTACTTTACAAAACGGAAGATTTCCAAAATAGGGAACCTTATTATTCAAGTATTGTCCAGCAAATTATTTCCCTCGGTCAGGCTGATAAACTCATTATAGGCCTTGCTTATACGACTCAGAGATTGGTTGTGGATCATCTTCATGTCGTAGGGGATATTTATGATCGCGGACCCGAACCTGATAAAATAATGGAAGCGCTCATTAATTATCATTCCGTTGATATTCAGTGGGGAAATCATGATGTCCTTTGGATAGGCGCGTTTGCCGGTTCAAAGGTTTGTCTTGCCAATATTATTCGGATCTGTGCCAGATACAACAACTTGGACATTATTGAAGATGTGTATGGAATCAATCTTAGACCGCTTCTTAATCTTGCGGAGAGATATTATGAGGACAATCCAGTCTTTCGACCAAAGTCCCAAGGGGATGAAAACCTATCTAAGGAAGAGCAATTACAAATAACGAAAATTCATCAAGCCATTGCAATGATTCAATTCAAGCTTGAAAGCCCGATTATAAAGAGACGCCCGACCTTTGATATGTCAGAAAGGCTGCTGCTTGAGAAGGTTGATTATGACAAAAACGAAATCACGCTTCATGGGAATACGTATCCGCTGGAAAATACATGCTTTGCGACGGTTAATACACTTCAGCCTGATCAATTATTAGAGGAAGAAGAACAAGTGCTGGACAAGCTGTTATTTTCTGTCCAGCATTCGGAAAAGCTCGCCAGACATATGAATTTTCTAATGAAAAAAGGCAGTCTATATTTGAAATATAACGGAAACTTATTAATACATGGCTGTATTCCTTTAGATGAACTAGGCAATATGGAAAAAATGGAGATTGAAAGTAAAACGTATGCAGGCCGTGAGTTACTTGATATTTTTGAACACTATTTACGACATGCTTTTGCACATCCTGAAGAAACGGACGATCTAGCAACAGATATGGTTTGGTATTTATGGACAGGACAATATTCATCACTTTTTGGGAAAAGAGAAATGACAACCTTTGAAAGGTATTTCATCAAGGATAAAGCAACCCATAAAGAAAGAAAGAACCCATACTACCATTTACGTGAAGAGGAGGAAACGTGCAGCAAAATCCTCGCAGAATTTGACCTGGACCCTGACCAGGGCCATATCATAAACGGCCATACACCAGTAAAAGAAATTAACGGAGAAAATCCAATCAAAGCAAATGGAAAAATGATTGTCATCGATGGAGGCTTCTCAAAGGCATATCAATCCACAACAGGCATTGCTGGATACACGTTATTATACAATTCCTACGGCATGCAGCTTGTTGCCCATAAACATTTTCAATCAAAAGAAGATGTTCTCCTCAATGGAACAGATGTCTTATCTGTAAAAAGATTGGTGGATAAAGAGCTGGAGCGAAAAAAGGTTTTAGAAACAAATGTAGGAGAGGAATTACTGCAGGAAGTCTCGATTTTAAATCGTTTGATGGAATATCGGTATGTGAAGTGAGAGAAATGATTATGTTTTAATAGATAACGTTTGATAGAACATTTGTTCTATGGATGTGCTATAATTGTATTACAGTAGTTAGGTAAACTCAAGGGTGGTCAGCATTACCCCGAAAAGATTGGGGGTGATGCTTATGATGACAGTATTTCAAACGTTCATGCTAATGATCGCATTTGCTAGTTTGGTGTTGTCCCTCATATCTTTTAGAGACAAAAAATAACCACCCTTGAGCGTTGGAGTGCAATAGGGTGAGTTATTTACCTTAACACGCTGATCCCCTTGAAGGGAACCTGCTATTGTATGGCTGTTTGGTGTATGAGCACCAAACAGTCTTTTTTAATATATGTCACTTTCTACTTATATTATAACCAAAGATTACATGGTTGAAAAGGAATGAAAAAGGAAAGCCGGAAGTAAAAAGGACGTTCATGCTAATGATCGCATTTAATCGTTTATTGTTGTACATCACGTCTTTTAGAGACAAAAAATAACAAAGCTTTGAGCTTTAGCGGATAATAGAGTAGTTGAACCAAAACTAAAAAACGAATCCTAAAACAATATAAATTTTTGATATGATTGTGTTTTTTATTTATGGAAGTATAATTATATACACACCGAAATTCGGAACTTACTTATTCAAGCTCTAAAGGAGGGTAGCCCATGCAAAGCAAAAATAAGACGGTCGTAAGGTCAATGGATATCCTTAATCTTTTCTTAACACATTCAAAGTTGAGCTTTAATGAAATGGTGCTTTTTTCAGGTATCCCCAAAACATCCGTTTATCGAATGGTTATTTCGCTAGAGGAAATGGGTTTTCTTGATAAAGATAAAGATGGAAAGTATTCGCTTGGATTATTATTTCTTCAATTTGGACACTTAGTAGCGGAAAGACTTGATATCCGGCAAATTGCTTTGCCAATTATGCAAAAGCTTCATCATGAGGTTGGAGAAGCGGTTAATCTTATTGTTCAGGATGGTAAAGAAGCCATTTATATTGAAAAACTAGATACAAAACAGCCTGTAAGACTTTACACGGCAATAGGGCGAAGATCGCCGCTTTATGCCGGAGCATGTTCTCGGGTGATTCTTGCTTTTTTGCCGCATGATGAGAGGGAGCAATATTTAGAACAAATTGAATTAAAGCCAATTGCGTCTGGTACGATTACAGATAAGGAGAGACTACGCCTTCTTCTTGAAGAAACACAAAGATCAGGATATACCGTCAGTCACTCAGAACTTGAAAATTATTCTTCTGCAATTGCTGCACCTATTTTTAATTATAATGGTCAAGTTATAGCGGGTATTAGTATTGCAGGACTTGATGTGAATTACCAGCAAGAGGCACTGCCCCAATTGGTTGAAAAGGTTAAACATGCAGCATTCGAAATTTCGCAGAATTTTGGATATATCCAAAATTGACATGGTTAAATTAGATATGAAAATAGTTTAATAGACTGTCAATGAAACGTGGGAATAAGTCTATTTTGAAAGATGAATCATTTTGAAATTTATCAAGCAATTAGATAGAATGTTGTTCTATTCGTATACGTAAATAAAAGGACATAGATTTTTATCTAACTAGTTCAAATATCGTGGATAAACATATGTAATAGCATACCAATTTGCAGACCAAATCTCAGAGTTGATTTGGTCTGTTCTTTTATGTTTATGGCAACTTTTGTTGATTTTTAACATAAGAAATCGCTGAGTAAATCACAACCTAATTCGTATAATGACAACAGCTATTGTCCATGTGGGAATTAGGGTGTTGATTCTGAGGTACATTAAAGGGTAATTATAATTTTATGTTAAAAAAATATAGAGTTTGTGAGAAAGTTTACTTAAAGTAAAGAACAGTTTATTTCAATAAGATATTCCATTTATACCCAATAGTAAGGAAACTAATGTTAAAATTGAAAGTGATATTAATCCAACCAGGCAGATTGTGAATTTAAAAGGGAAATACATATGGAGCGTATTAAATAATGAATAATAAGAATATCCTGCTAAATATTGTAGGTTTCATACTATGTTTTATCATGTTCAGTGTAAGTATGCTGTATGTTGAAAAAGCACCCTTATTAATTTTAATAGGAATTATGGGTTTAAGTGGCTTTTCTTACCTAGTTTATCAAATTGTAACGGTAGCAATAGCTAGCAAGAAATAATTTCTTATTCAATTATATGGGCTGGTTAGTTTAATAAAGTTTAATTAAAAGTGAGTGAGGAAATGTAGAAAAATGAGGTAGTCTTATGATTTTAAAACGAGCAATTCTAAAGTTTTTACTATACTTTGCAGTTTTTACAGTCAGTAATTTAATTTTGAAAGCAATTATGATCCCCTCCGATTTGAATCTTCACGAGATAGTCCGAACATTACTTACGACTAGTTCAATCTCTTTTGGAATCGCTTTTGTTGAGTACTTTATGAACAAGAACAAGAAATAATTCACGAGTGATGAGCTAATGGGAGCTTGAGTTTAATTGAGGAATGCTGCTTTGGCAGCTTTTTTTCTTATTTGCTACGGTGCAGGTTAGTTTAACAAGTGTTGCTTAATGTCAAAATAAAAAAAGCTTGGTTTAAATTTTCCCAAGCTCTTCTATACAAGAATTATTAAAGAATTAACTCTCTATTTGATCGACTTGTATCATAATTTTGGTGACGTAATGTTCCTTATGATTCATGACAACTGTATCATAAATATACTCTTCAAAAACATAATCACCTAAGGCTAAATTTAAACGATCCATCTCTGAAAAAAGTCGCTTATATGTTTTTTGTATTGTTTTCTCATCCCCTATATGATAACCACTGAGAAAATCACCCTTAACACTTTTAAAATAAGGATATCCTTTCTTTGGATTTGGTTGCTCAATATATAAATAGCTATAATTAGTAAATTCTCCCTTTAATACATGCTCCCGTTTCGTTATAACACCTATTGGATATCCTGTATCAAGTTGTAATACATTTAATTCATTAATAAAATCTGAAACGACCTCTACAAATTCTTCATCGGTTATATTTTCAATATTTCTACTTAAATAAAGTGTTGCTTCTGGTAATTGTTCAACCGTAACTTGATGTAAATCAAGGTGTGACGCTTCTTCCATTAATGCTATTTTTGTCTCGATAATTTTTTCCTTCATTTCAATCTCCTGACGTTTTTTCACAATCTCAACTTTTTTTTGATACATTAAAGCCAAAAAATTTTCAGGAGATCTATTTTGCGTATATTGTTGAATATCGTTTAGCGACATACCAAGATATTTTAATAAATCAATAACAAAGAATAGCTCTATCTGGCGAATTGAATAATATCGGTAACCTTTTTCATTTTTCAATACAGGAGACAAAAGCCCAATTTGATCGTAGTAAAAGAGTGTCTGTTTGTTGACTTTACAAAGCTTCGCGAATTCCCCTGTAGTTAAATATTTTCCATTTTTTTTATCCATTTTTTACAACTCCACCCTTGACTATATAGTTACTATATACACTAGGATGGAAATTGTAAACAAATGAAAACAATATAAGTTAGTTTACGGTAATTAGTTTTGATAAGGAGAATGTAAAAGATGAAGACTCATAAAGTCACCTTAGGATTATTATTAATGAATTTATTTATAGCCTTTTTGGGAATTGGTCTTGTAATACCCGTCTTACCTACGCTGATGAATGAATTAGGCATTACTGGAACAACAGTTGGTTATTTAACAGCGGCGTTTGCAATTGCTCAATTGATTGTTTCACCATTTGCAGGGAAAGCGGTAGATAAATGGGGTAGAAAAATTATGATTGTAATTGGCTTATTTATTTTCGGCATCTCAGAATTTTTATTTGGGATCGGCAGAGAAATCGAAATGCTATTTATTTCTCGTATTTTAGGTGGAATTAGTGCTGCGTTCATTATGCCTGCTGTGACAGCTTTTATTGCTGATATAACAAATTTGGATACTCGCCCGAAAGCACTGGGTTATATGTCAGCTGCCATTAGTACAGGATTTATTATTGGTCCAGGTATTGGTGGATTCTTAGCGGGATTTGGAACACGTATACCATTCTTCTTTGCAGGAGCACTTGGTACAATTGCGGCTATACTTTCTATTATTTTATTATCTGAGCCGAATCGTAAAGAAGAAATTAATGAACAAGGCTCAGATGGTAAGATTGGCTTCAAACGTATTATTGCTCCAAAATATTTCCTTGCGTTTATTTTAATTTTTATTGCCTCATTTGGTTTAGCTGCTTTTGAATCGTTCTTTAGTCTATTTGTGGACCATAAATTTCAATTTAAACCATTCGATATAGCCATTGTTATCACAGGTGGTGCAATTTTTGGTGCAGTTTCACAAGTTCTATTATTTGATAGGCTTACTCGAATTTGGGGTGAAATTAAACTGATTCGATATAGCCTAATAGTATCAGCCTTACTTGTCTTTTTAATGACTGTTGTTCATTCATATTTCTCTATTTTACTTGTTACATTTATTGTTTTTGTAGGATTCGATTTATTCCGACCAGCAGTTACTTCATACCTTTCAAGTATCGCCGGGAACGAACAAGGTTTCGTTGGTGGAATGAACTCTATGTTTACAAGTTTAGCGAACATTAGTGGACCAATTCTAGGGGGGATATTATTTGATATAGATATTAACTACCCTTACTACTTTGCGACTGTGATACTATCTCTGGGAATAGTTATTACATTGTTCTGGAAGAAGCAAGCAAATGATTCTTCAAACGAAGTAAAGGCTAGTGTAGCTAATTCATCAAATTGAAATAAAGACGAAAATTGTGAAACATTGTACTATACAAAAGGGTAGCAATAATTGAAGATCCAGCTGCCTTACCAGGGCAGCTTTTCTTGTTAGAATATCGGTGCAGGTGAGTTTAATAAGGGTTTTTTGGGAGGCAAGGAAGTTTTAATGTTTATAACTTAATGCGGGGGAGAGTAAATTGATACGAGCTGCAACTTTATTAGATATTCCTGTAATTACATTACTCAAACTAAAAATGTTTAAAGAAGCTGGATGGAAGACATTTTTAGAGAAGATTTTATTAAGGAAGTTGAGAACACCTATAATAAATGATATGAAACTGGAAGAGCTAATCATTTTGTAATTGAAAACGACAATGAAAGTATTGCGTGTGCTGGACATTTAGCAAGTAAATCCTACATTATTGCAAAAATAATTCTTATACTGTTATCACTTTTTCCAGTTGTAATCGGTGCTTTCGCTTTTTGGGTCTTTTTTTCGTAGATTGACTCCTTGCTTGTTGAGCTAACGGTATCCTTCACAAAGTTAGAAAAATGCCAAGCTCCACATTAGGAAATCGGCGTTTTTTCTATATATTTATTTCTAATTATAATTTATTTAATGGACTTCTTATGGTTAATTCAAATCTTTTAAATACCACGCATCCATAGCAGAATGGTCAGAACCTGATAGTGGTTCATGTAAAAGTGTAAAACCAAATTTTTCATATAATATACATGCATTTTTTAATTCATGCTTTGTTTCTAAGTAGCACTTTGCATAATGTTTAGAGGCAAATGACAAAGCTGTTTCCATTAGCTTCTTACCTAATCCTAAACCTTGTGTTTTTGTATTTAAGTATAGCTTTTGCAATTCGCAAACTTTATCATGTTCGTTAAACGGTGCTATACCAATTCCGCCAACAACTTCTCCGTCCATTTCTACTACCCAATAATTCGCATGTTTTAAATTATTATAATATTGGTGAAGGTCGTTAAGTTGAGGATCAAAATAAGCTGTTCCAGGAATCGCTAATCCTAGGGATTTTAATGAATCTTGTATTATTTTTTTTACTCTTGCATTGTCTTCTTTTTTAATTTCGCGAATAATCATATACGATCTCCTTCAATTAGGTCTTAATAAAGATTGCGGAAGATTTTTGAAAATGGCATCTCTTAAATGTTGACTTAGTCTACATTTAAGAGATACTGGTATAGTAATTTCAAAAGTGGATTAAGTCAACTAAAGGAGAAAGTATAGATAAAGAAATTATTTATGATATCAGACAATTCAATTAATTTTATACAAAGGTACTTAGTTTATTTAATAACCAAATTCTAGATACAGATTATTCTTTAACCGAAGCAAGAATATTATTTGAAATAAGCGAGATTACTGAGTGTGTTGCGAATAATCTCGTTAAAGAACTTAATTATTGATAGATGCTATATGAGCAGAATTTTACGTAAATTAAAGAGGGAAAAATTAATAGAGAAAATAAGCTCAACAATAGACAGTAGTAAAAACTTTTTCTTTTTAACAAAAAAGGAGAGGAGCTGCTAGGTGAAATTAATATTCAGTCAGATGAACAAATAAATCAATTGTTTAATGGACTAACTGATAGTGAGATTAATGAAATTCGTATTTCAATGATGAAAATAAAAGAAAAATAAATTAGAAAAAAATAAATTTTGAATGTTAGATGATCTAGTTAGGATACCAATATTTAGATGACTCTATTTTAGTAAATTGTCTGAACCACCATCCCTGTTTTTTTACTTCCATTCAATAACGTAAATGATTATTATTAATATAAGAGTTAATTAGTTTAAAAGAAGGTGTTGTCCTAATATGACCTTGGTTTTTAATGTTTCAAACCACTTAAAAGCTAATGCAAAATCTCTAGCTGAAGAAATCGTTGACGGTGTTCTGCATAGTATAAAATTAGAAATTCCTCAGTGGGAAAAAGAACAAGCAATAGAAATGTATATTGCATTTATTAATTTTTTAGGTGATTCTCTTTTTGTCGAGGAAGAGGGAGTACCACGAACACTCATTGAATGGAGTAAGAAGAACGCAGCTAGACAGGTATCTCCAGAAGGGAAAATTTCAGAGATCATTGTTCGTTATCCACCAACAAGGGACGTTTTTACTGACATAATTACGAATATTAGCATTGAGTTTGGGCTTTCATTAAAAGATCATTCTTTCATTATTAAGCGGATAAACAATATGTTGGACATTAGCCTCAATGAAACTGTTTTTGCTTTCGAACGCCTATCCGACGAATATAAAGTGGAGACGCAAAGAGAACTAGCTGAGCTTTCAGCACCTATTGTATTAATTAAAGAAGGTATTGCGGTTCTCCCCTTGATTGGCATTATCGATTCATATAGGGCGAATTACATAATGGAAAAAGTCGTTCCAAAAGTTGCTGAACTACGGATAAACTATGTGATTGCCGACTTCTCAGGTATATTGAAAATTGATACAGATATAGCACATCATCTTCATCAAATAGGACAAATGTTCAATTTGTTAGGATTACAAACCCTAACAACAGGTCTACGCCCTGAATTAGCAAAAACCGTTGTCAAAAGCGGAATTAATATGTCCGAATTTACTACTTTTGCAAACGTTAAGCAAGCATTAGAAAGCATTAAATAATAATAAATAAAACACATTATACCAGCATTACATCTGCTGGTTTTTTTATTCTTATTCCCTTTTATCCTAAAAAAGAATTCGCAGAATTCTTTGCTAAAAATGAATGGTTAGGATGTAAGGCTAAATCGATTGACTTGGAATATTTTATTGATAAGTGGCTTACTAGAATAGAAAACGATAGAATAAAAACCATCAATATTTACAACTGATGAAAATACAGCAGTAGTAAATATTGATGGTTTTTTGGGAGGTAAGGAAGGAATTATGTGTGAACCGAGACACATCTCTTTTTCATAACTGGAACGGTTAAGCCGTGGTTATGTCCGTACCGTCAGCCTAATTGTATTTAGCCAAGTACTTTTTCCAAAAGTCTTGACTGACTTGGCATTTCCAATCCCCGCCTATGATAATAGTAGATAAAAATCCTACTTCCCCTGTATTACAACTGCTAAAATTTTGGAGACTAGCAGAAACAATTTAGTAAGTTCCAATTGTTAGGGCTATTAATATAACAACTTTACTAGAGATGCTAAAAACTAATTATTAAAAAAGCTAGTCAAAGTATCTTCTTGAACTAAACCAGCTAATAGTTTGTCAACATTTTTCAATGAAAAATAAAAATACAACGTGATATACTAAAAAGTGCATACCAAATAACCTTTATTCTCAATATCTTGGAAAGTAGTTCTGCTTTTTAGTAAGGCAAAAATCCTATGTAAGAAGGGTGATTGAATCGTCCGATTCCAGGGGATAGATTGATTGATCAAGTATTCTTCAATACTACTAGAGAGAGAGTCTATTTCAGCCTCTAACTTTGATAGATCCTCTTTATATTGAAGAAGTAAATTTACATACATACCAATGCTTAGAATGTGACTTTGTCAATCA from Metabacillus sediminilitoris carries:
- a CDS encoding DUF2750 domain-containing protein, which produces MPFYPKKEFAEFFAKNEWLGCKAKSIDLEYFIDKWLTRIENDRIKTINIYN
- a CDS encoding STAS domain-containing protein, with product MTLVFNVSNHLKANAKSLAEEIVDGVLHSIKLEIPQWEKEQAIEMYIAFINFLGDSLFVEEEGVPRTLIEWSKKNAARQVSPEGKISEIIVRYPPTRDVFTDIITNISIEFGLSLKDHSFIIKRINNMLDISLNETVFAFERLSDEYKVETQRELAELSAPIVLIKEGIAVLPLIGIIDSYRANYIMEKVVPKVAELRINYVIADFSGILKIDTDIAHHLHQIGQMFNLLGLQTLTTGLRPELAKTVVKSGINMSEFTTFANVKQALESIK